The Granulicella sp. 5B5 nucleotide sequence GAGGGCGTGGGTGGCTTGCTTCACGGCTTCCTCCGCTACCCGCGCAGGAAGCCGTAGAGCGGGAACTGCTCGGCGAGTTCGCCCACTTGGCTGCGGATCTGCGCTAGCTTGTCGGCGTTGTTGCGGTGCTCCAGGGCTTCGGCGATCCACTTGGCAATGGTGCGCATCTCCGCTTCCTTCATGCCGCGCGTGGTGAGCGCCGGGGTGCCGATGCGGATGCCCGAGGGCTTCATCGGGGGGTTGGTGTCATACGGGATAGCGTTCTTGTTGACCGTGATGCCGGCGGCACCGAGCGCGGCTTCGGCCTCTGAACCGTAGATGCCTTTGGCGAAGACATCCACGAGGATAAGGTGGGTGTCCGTGCCGCCGGAGATGATGCGGTAGCCTTCGGCCTGCATGGCTTCGCCGAGCACCTTGGCGTTGGCGACGGTCTGTGCGGCGTAGGTCTTGAACTCGGGCTGAAGGGCCTCATTGAACGCGACCGCCTTGGCCGCGATGATGTGCATGAGCGGGCCGCCCTGCTGGCCGGGGAAGACGCTGCGGTCGATGCCGGCGGCGTACTCCTGCTTGCAGAGGATGAGACCGGCGCGTGGGCCACGCAGGGTTTTGTGCGTGGTGGTGGTGACGACGTCCGCGAACGGCACAGGCGAGGGGTGTGCGCCACCGGCGACGAGACCGGCGAAGTGTGCCATGTCGATGAAAAGTTTCGCACCGACCTTGTCGGCGATCTGGCGCATGCGGGCGAAGTCGAACTGGCGTGGGTAGGCGGAGCCGCCGCCGATGATCATCTTGGGCTGCTCGGCGATGGCCTGCGCTTCGAGCGCGTCGTAGTCGATGACCTCGGTGTCCTGGCGGACCTTGTAGCCGACGATCTTGTAGAGCTTGCCAGAGAAGTTGAGCTTATGGCCGTGGGTGAGGTGGCCGCCGTTGGCGAGGTCGAGGCCGAGGACGGTGTCGCCGGGGTTGACGAGCGTCATGTAGGCGGCGGCATTGGCCTGCGAGCCGGCATGCGGCTGCACGTTGGCGTGATCGGCGCCGAACAACTCCTTGGCGCGATCACGGGCGGCGTTTTCGACGATGTCGGCGTACTCGCAGCCGCCATAGTAACGCTTGCCGGGATAGCCTTCAGCGTACTTGTTGGTGAAGACGGTGCCGGCGGCCTCCAGCACGGCGCGCGAGACGAAGTTCTCGCTGGCGATCATCTCCAGGCCCTCGTGCTGGCGATGGATCTCGTTCTGGATCTGCTGGTAGATGAGTGGGTCGGAGGCAGCGAGAGGGGCGTTCAGGTCAATCGGCATAGAGGTTAATTTTACGCTGTGCGTTTGCGGGAGAGGCGACTGCCAGCCGGTTTGCGTAACCTTCATCGAGAAAATGCGTATTCCTACGCAACACCTATCTGGCTTTCTGTTCCCGAGCTAATGGCTTTCGATTCCCTGCGCAGAACCGTGCGCAGACGCGGACGACTCCGCCGCCAGCCGCTTGAATGAGTTGTAGATGAAGGAGCCCATCCACCAGCCGTCCATGTATTTGTAGGGAAACTCGCCGGTGGTGTAGTGGCCGCAGGGGAGCACTTTGCTGACGTAGTTGATGTGGTGGGTGTCGAAGTTCCTGAGGACTTCAAGCGAGAACTCGCGGATGAAGGTGAGGTCGTAGGTGGCGTGGATGACGAGCGTGCGGCGCTGCGCGGCGGCGAACGGCTGCATGTAGTTGATGGGGCTGATGCAGTCAAAGAGGCCGCGCACCTGCTGCTGCGAGAGGCCGGCGTGCTCGAAAGCGGACTTGACGTGGCGCGTGCTCTGGCCGGTCCAGACGACGTCGCCGAACTGGGTGGAGGCGTGATTGAAGGCACAGACGCGGATGCGTGGGTCCATCGCCGCGGCGAGAAATGCGTAGCAGCTACCGAGCGAGGTGCCGAGCACGCCGAACTGCTCATAGCCTTGTGATTCGAGCCAGTCGATGCAGCTGCGGACGTCCGCGACGGCCTGACGGCAGGCGGCGAGGGTGCGGCCGATGTTGGAGCTGACGGCGTAGTCGGAGCGCTCAAGCTCTTTGGGGCGGCGGACGTCGTGATAGGGCTTGGAGAGGCGCAGGCAGGAGATGCCGAAGCGGTTGAATATCTCGCAGAGCGCATTGTGGCTGAAGGCATCGGCGTTCCACTGCGGCATGATGACCATGGCCTGACGCGGCTTCGATTTGTCTTTGTGCTCTGCGGGGTACCAGCGTGCGTTGACCTCGTCGTTCTCCGGGTACGGCGTGCGGACGGCGGAGGTGAAGCGCAGGAACGGTTCGCGGCGCAGCTCGCCGACCTCGGCGCGGCGCTTCCACTCGCGGTCCTGCTCGAGGGTTTCGGGGCGGACATTGGTGGGGTAGAGCTCGGGGTGGCGCTGCTCGATGCGGAAGTTGGTGGGCGTGGTGTAGGCGAAGGTGGCGTGCGTGTCGGCCAGCATCTGCTGGTTCAGCCCGGTCATGGCGTCGAGGGCGGAGAGCTCGCCGCGGTCGACGCGGGCTTGCCATTCGAGCCCGCCGAGGTCGGCGAGGTGGTCGAACCCCCACTCCAGCGGGCGCTCGATGCGGTTCGAGTCGCGGGTGGTGAGGGCGTACTCCCACGCGTACATCCACTTTGCGTACAGCTTTGAAACCATCTGACTAGTTTACCGCTCCGGTCTACTATTTTGGCAGTGTAGCGGGGCGGCAAGACGGGCACGTTTATGCCAGATGAACATGTCCGCGGAGGCCGCAGAGTATCTCGTAGGGGATGGTGTGGCACCAGCGGGCGTGGTCGTCCGCGGTGACGCCTTCGCCGAGCAGGACGACCTCGTCGCCCATGGCGATGTTTTTGCGGCCGGTGATGTCCACGACGGTGAGGTTCATGGAGACGCGGCCGATGACCTTCGCCTGCCTGCCCGCAAGCATGACCCAGCCGTTGCCGACGCCCGAAGAAGCCTCGCGGCGAAAGCCATCCGCGTAGCCGACGGGCAGCAGCGCGAGGCGCATGGGCTTCTGCGCGGTGAAGGTGGCGCCGTAGCCGACCGTAGCACCTGCAGGGATGTCGCGGAGGCCGATGATGCGGGTCTTCCAGGTGAGCACGGGCGAGAGCCGTGGATGCAGCGCTGCGGTGGCCTCACCTTCGAGGGACAGCGTGTCTCCGTAAAGACCGAGGCCGGTGCGCACCATGGCGCGGGCGCCGAGCTTCTTTGCAGCGTCGCGAATCCACTTCATCGTGGAGCCCTCATCGACCGCGGAGGTGTTGCCCATGTGGATGAGCTCGGGCTTGATGCCGGCGGCCGTGACCTGTTCGAGCGCAGCGGCAAAGCGTTTGCGTTGCGCGGCGGTGACAGCGGAGCCGGGTGTACCAGGAGCGGACTCGGCGCAGGCGAGGTGCGTCATGACGCCTTCGCAGGAGACCCAGCGCGAGGCCGCGAGGCGCTCGAGCACCTTGTCCAGCTCCGTGCCGATGGCGATGCCCTGGCGCGACATGCCGGTGTCGATCTCGAGATGCACAGAGGCGCGATGGCCGACGCCCCGCGCGGCACGCTCCATGGCGCCGATGTGCTCGGGTGTCCAGACGATAGGGGTGAGGCCGTGCGCGACGATCTGCGGTGCGTCGCTCAAGTCCATGCCGCACATGACGAGGATGCGTGTGCCCCCGTGGCCAAGGATCTGGCGAACGCGCGCGCCTTCCTCGACATCCGTGACGCCGAGCCAGCGGGCGCCGCCGGACTCCAGCACCGGGGCGATGACGGTTGCATCGTGTCCATAGCCGTTGGCTTTGACGACGGCCAGCGTCTCCACGGAGGTACCGGCTACAGACTGCACCGCGCGCAGGTTCTCTACCAGCTTTGTACTCGAGATCTCAATCCAGCTTTTCACTGTCGTCCATTATCAATGCGGCAAGGAATAGAGAGTAATGAGTAAGGAGTAGAGAAAAGCAAAAAGGCGGCCAAAGTGGCCGCCCTCTACCCATTATTCATACTCCTTGCCGCTAAGTGGTGTGGCGGCGCGAGACACGATGGCGGCGCCGACCCATGTGGTTGCGTCCACCGGCAAAGGTCCACTGGCGGACGGG carries:
- a CDS encoding alpha/beta hydrolase family protein translates to MVSKLYAKWMYAWEYALTTRDSNRIERPLEWGFDHLADLGGLEWQARVDRGELSALDAMTGLNQQMLADTHATFAYTTPTNFRIEQRHPELYPTNVRPETLEQDREWKRRAEVGELRREPFLRFTSAVRTPYPENDEVNARWYPAEHKDKSKPRQAMVIMPQWNADAFSHNALCEIFNRFGISCLRLSKPYHDVRRPKELERSDYAVSSNIGRTLAACRQAVADVRSCIDWLESQGYEQFGVLGTSLGSCYAFLAAAMDPRIRVCAFNHASTQFGDVVWTGQSTRHVKSAFEHAGLSQQQVRGLFDCISPINYMQPFAAAQRRTLVIHATYDLTFIREFSLEVLRNFDTHHINYVSKVLPCGHYTTGEFPYKYMDGWWMGSFIYNSFKRLAAESSASAHGSAQGIESH
- the alr gene encoding alanine racemase, translating into MKSWIEISSTKLVENLRAVQSVAGTSVETLAVVKANGYGHDATVIAPVLESGGARWLGVTDVEEGARVRQILGHGGTRILVMCGMDLSDAPQIVAHGLTPIVWTPEHIGAMERAARGVGHRASVHLEIDTGMSRQGIAIGTELDKVLERLAASRWVSCEGVMTHLACAESAPGTPGSAVTAAQRKRFAAALEQVTAAGIKPELIHMGNTSAVDEGSTMKWIRDAAKKLGARAMVRTGLGLYGDTLSLEGEATAALHPRLSPVLTWKTRIIGLRDIPAGATVGYGATFTAQKPMRLALLPVGYADGFRREASSGVGNGWVMLAGRQAKVIGRVSMNLTVVDITGRKNIAMGDEVVLLGEGVTADDHARWCHTIPYEILCGLRGHVHLA
- the glyA gene encoding serine hydroxymethyltransferase, translated to MPIDLNAPLAASDPLIYQQIQNEIHRQHEGLEMIASENFVSRAVLEAAGTVFTNKYAEGYPGKRYYGGCEYADIVENAARDRAKELFGADHANVQPHAGSQANAAAYMTLVNPGDTVLGLDLANGGHLTHGHKLNFSGKLYKIVGYKVRQDTEVIDYDALEAQAIAEQPKMIIGGGSAYPRQFDFARMRQIADKVGAKLFIDMAHFAGLVAGGAHPSPVPFADVVTTTTHKTLRGPRAGLILCKQEYAAGIDRSVFPGQQGGPLMHIIAAKAVAFNEALQPEFKTYAAQTVANAKVLGEAMQAEGYRIISGGTDTHLILVDVFAKGIYGSEAEAALGAAGITVNKNAIPYDTNPPMKPSGIRIGTPALTTRGMKEAEMRTIAKWIAEALEHRNNADKLAQIRSQVGELAEQFPLYGFLRG